The sequence below is a genomic window from Mytilus edulis chromosome 2, xbMytEdul2.2, whole genome shotgun sequence.
CATTgatcaaaatatagaaaacattcatgtatttattataatctgCGGGGGGAAAAAACATACAAGTCATGTATTATTAACAATTAAACGACTAAACATCTAAATTAAACGTTTCTGTGGAAGTTAAAACTGTATTCTTGCTTATAGAACTGGAGACAACGTTAGAATGCGAACAACATGCGTACCTAACGTATTCCTTTAAGAAGGCTGCATCAGATGTCCAATTGTAGTTCGTGCTTCATTTCGGAAACATATGTTAATCAATTTGTGACATTCTGTCCCTTGCAAGCTGTTTTGAGTATTTGTAGATAGGAGACACACACACATACCGTTcaatatgtttatttctttttccaAAAGAAACCATTAGTTGTGGGACCGCCTCCAAAAAAGTTGTCGAACATTCCCGGTTGAACGGGATCAATACAACATCCAAATCCATATCCGTCTCGACAACATTTACGTTCATAAAAGCAATCATCGTCTCTATGACAACGTCCATAGCAACTGGCATGTACCGCATCAAAACTGGGACAATTTCCTTTTTTTGTGGAAGGATATGTAGTTGCAAAATACATTGCCCAGTCATACGGTTTTGTTGTTGTCGGTATTGGAGTTGTTGTTGCTATGGGAACTGGAACCGGAGTTGTTGTCAATGGTGCTGGCTGGGTTGTTGGTATtgctaaaagaaaagaaaataaaaataaatgctttGAGCCATGAGCGATTGCATttatttgaatgtaaaaaatgtTATGTATAACAACACTGCGAATAAACATacaataaaaattgagaatggaaatggggaatatgtcaaagagacaacaacccgactaaagagtagataacaaccgaaggccaccaatgggtcttcaacacacagagaaaatcccgcacccagaggtgAGCCTCAGCTGGTCCCTATATACAAATGTGttatagttcagtgaaaatggacgtcatactgaactccgaaacatattaatgaactagaattaaaaaacatacaatactaacaaaggccagaggctcctcacttgtgagttaaacatgttttgtgtgaTATCCCccatccccctatacctctagccaatgtagaataaagaaacacattacAGTTCGCTTAGTAAAacgcagtttaaaaaaaatccgtGTCCtttgtcagaataggtaacaaaagaaattaaGCAACATGACAatgatacacaaataaacaacagactactagcagtttctGACATGAGAAGAACAACCCGTATAATATAGAATTGATAAACATAATCATgcgagacatataatacaattggtAATTTGAACATTAGAACATAAGTGTTGTACTGATAGTCCATTTTAGGTATCTCACCTTTAAAATAATAAGGAGTGGACCGGACTATTTAATGAAAAGTTTAGGTGCAGCGATTGTAACCGACCGACTAGAAAATCTTGTATTTTCCCAACCAGTTATAgaaaatcttttattgtccttATCCAATAAGTAAATCAGTCAGCCTACCCCTGACCTTGTTCGTCACATTGAAGTCTTCTTTAAAAGTTTGTTGAACTGAGGGTGTACGAGCCTTGTCGACGAATTCGTGATAAATGTTATAATTGTTGTGTTGTTGCTTGATCCTGTAGGGTGTAttttaaacacacaaaaaagatTACTTTTGTCAGAAACTGAGAAAGTGACTAAGATTAAACGACTTATACGGCTACATAAACACAGAAAACACacataaataataataaacttTGTTGtcgtaaaagagaggcgaaagtcACCAAAGGGATATGTAATCTCAAAAGTAGTACATCTacaactaacaacgccatggctaaaaaaccAGAAGACATACATACTAACAACAGTacacaaagcacaacatagaaagcGAAAGACTGAGCATTTATTATCACAGGTACttcagaagggtaagcatatcctgctccccATGtagcacccgtcatgttgctcatgttagagCAAACCCGGTATTAAGTCTAAttttattcggtaggtcacattcgggggaAAAGGGACTGGATTGTAGGtatgacaattggaacatatcatctgtgaaacggatattctatTGTGGTAAAgcatgtaaaaagaaaaatagcaaaaatatcgATCTACGATTAAAGTTCATAACcaaatggaaaattaaaaatctcaaacacatcaaacaaatagataacaactACCACATTCCTGACTCGTTACTCAAATAACTACTTAAATAACTAccacattcctgacttgttacTTAAATAAGTAccacattcctgacttgttacTTAAATAACTAccacattcctgacttgttacTTAAATAACTAccacattcctgacttgttacTTAAATAACTACCACATTCTTGACTTGTTACTTAAAAATAAAGCTTCAGCGTTGTGacaaataaaatgcaaataacaACATTGTATACAGCAAATCTTATTACAATCAACTAATCAAGAGTCCCTTATCCTCAATTCCAGTGACCGTTTTAAAAAGGAGCCTAGATGCTGTACTTGTTGAAAAACGTGGGAttgattataatattaaaaaagaagatgtggtatgattgccaatgagacaactctccacaagagaccaacatgacacagaaattaacatctataggtcaccgtacggccttcaacaatgagcaaagcctaaaaaacataccgcaaagtcagctataaaaggccccaaaatgacaatgtaagaTAATTCATACGATAAAACTAACGgcgttatttatttttaaaaaaacgaaagaaaaacaaatatgcaacacataaacaaacgataaccactgaataacaggctcctgatgTATAATGTATATTATAGTTTTTTGTTTGATAGTAAAACGCATCACGTCAATATTGTGAGAAACATTTTCAGACAACTTATTGTTTcttacttttttatttctttcgcAATGAAAGAAGAAAGGAAATTCGTCATCTGTATCTTTCatagagaaaaaaacacaataacGAAGACGTAATGAACTTCAATACAAACTGTAGCAACAGGTAACGTAGACGTGATCTCGCGGTCTATATATGGTAGTGTCGTTCATTATCTAAATAATTCTgattttctgttgttttattgTCTTGTCACATTTTGTTTGATATCATGTAGaaatttgaaacaaataacaTACAGATATATTATGTAAGCCTTCTAGCACTTatgttacaatataaaaaaagaagacgtggtttAATCCAATCATACATAAAACAGTTGAAGGAGAAAAATCTGAAATGTACCATTAAATCATTAGTATCTGATAATTTTGAGTGAATAGAAATAAGAATATGTGCTATGAGTGCCAACATCATTAGTATCGGATAATTTGAGTGAATAGAAATAAGAATATGTGCTATGAGTGCCAACATCATTAGTATCGGATAATTTGAgtgaatagaaataagaagatgtgctatgagtgcCAACATCATTAGTATCGGATAATTTGAgtgaatagaaataagaagatgtggtatgagtgccaatgagaaaactccccATCCAactcacaatgtgtaaaaaggaAACAGTTACACCTTAAAATGGAAGAAATCACCTGATTTTTAAATGTTCTACCAACAAGTATTTCTCTGGCAAAATCTTGATAATTTTGCAGcattttcattaaaaagtatGGCACTAGTGTTGTCAATTGACATTAAAAAGTATGGCACTAGTGTTGTCAATTGACATTAAAAAGTATGGCACTAGTGTTGTCAATTGACATTAAAAAGTATGGCACTAGTGCTGTCAATTGACATTAAAAAGTATGGCACTAGTGTTGTCAATTGACATTAAAAAGTATGGCACTAGTGCTGTCAATTGACATTAAAAAGTATGGCACTAGTGTTGTCAATTGACCTTAAAAGTATGGCACTAGTGCTGTCAATTGACATTAAAAAGTATGGCACTAGTGTTGTCAATTGACATTAAAAAGTATGGCACTAGTGTTGTCAATTGACATTAAAAAGTATGGCACTAGTGCTGTCAATTGACATTAAAAAGTATGGCACTAGTGTTGTCAATTGACATTAAAAAGTATGGCACTAGTGCTGTCAATTGACATTAAAAAGTATGGCACTAGTGCTGTCAATTGACATTAAAAAGTATGGCACTAGTGTTGTCAATTGACCTTAAAAAGTATGGCACTAGTGTTGTCAATTGACATTAAAAAGTATGGCACTAGTGTTGTCAATTGACATTAAAAAGTATGGCACTAGTGTTGTCAATTGACATTAAAAAGTATGGCACTAGTGTTGTCAATTGACATTAAAAAGTATGGCACTAGTGTTGTCAATTGACATTAAAAAGTATGGCACTAGTGTTGTCAATTGACATTAAAACGTATGGCACTAGTGTTGTCAATTGACATTAAAAAGTATGGCACTTTTGTTGTCAATTGACATTATAAAAAGTATGGCACTTTTGTTGtcaattgacatttttttctttcaaaaatgtatacaaaTTCAAACTCTCTCCCAAAAAATCTAGTTTGATCAGCAGCAAAACaaattctttatttcatttttaatatgaaaataagaagatatggtatgagtgtcaatgagaaaactatccacttaaatttaaatgaagtggatttaATATATGTTTTCAGAGTGAACAAggatgtgtccatagtacacagatgccccactcgaactatcattttctatgttcagtggaccgtaaaattgtgGTAAAAACttgtggcattaaaattagaatatcataccatagggaacatgtgtactatacttcaaattcatcaaaaacttctTTGACCAAATACACTAACCATAAACCGTTTATCTGAAGTGTGACAGACGGAAAGACGGACGGGCGAACGGACGAAAGGACGCACatactagaaaacataatgcccatcaaTGGGGCATGACAATAACTTACGAGGATTTGTGAAAACGTAGACTCTGCCTTGATTTTGACGGTGTTGCGGTAATGGACCAGCATGGAATACACCTGCACGTGGTTGTTTCATCTGCCCAATTGGTCTAAATCTGTTCGTGGGGTTGGAGTGAAATGATTTCACAATATTTGCTAAACAGCAAAGGACATACGACCATATCTGAAAAAGTAGAATAAAACTTTTACAATACAACAATTAAAGTTTTTCAAGTATAATGCTACAAACCAGGTAATATATAATGGGTAAGGGCAACTGGAATTTTTATGATTTACGATTCTTAAAGTTTAAATGGCAACAAGTAGATATTATCAAGAAAGTCAGTTTTCAAATTAATTAAGACAGATTTTAAAATAGGTGTAATTTTTTTGACTTTTCTTTTAATGTCACTTTTGGGTCACATAGTTCCTTAGGTATTCGATTCCTTCACTCCCAAACTTTTGGTCAGTTTGAGCGTTTCTGATTGGGGAAAATCCATAAAAGCGCTTTGTATGCAACAATTTAAAGTGCATCTTTATTTACACCTGTAATAGCACATTTAGAGTAATTCACAGCAAAATCTCAGCGCTCTCAGAGCATTTAAGAGcaaattcagtgtttgtcgtctGTTTTTTTGTTCGTAAGTgcttctcgtttctctttttttatatagatttgaccgttggtttttccgtttgaatggttttacactagtaatttatgCACAAATACAACTTTTATGCATCTTACCAATTGTTTGTCTATTTTATGGGTGACAAATTACGGGCGGAACAAAACATACTCTTTCTATTTCTTAAGGTGATTATTCTTTAATTAAGCATCAGCAATCTAGCCCCTGGTATGATACACTGTTTCTTTTTTCTAGTGAGAAGGTGACAGGTTGACGGACAGTGATTGACCGGTTACAAGCAGACTACCTGTCATTTCATTTGTCCACTAGTGTAATGTTTATGTTAATATGTCGGTCAGTGAATAACATGCAAtcatttatttacaataaaaaaagtatagCTATAGTTCAGTTACTAGTTTAATGACAGTATAATATGCACTACTTGTAACCAGTAATTAACTTGTGTAATATACATTCCGATTACAATCAGATATGTAGTAGTTTCAAGTTTAAATCGACCCTAGGTGGTCATCTCGAACTGGACGCTAGGTGTGAGTTCTTTAGCCTTCCAGCAATTATAAAAGATAGAAAAAGCAATAAAAGCGTCTGATTGTAATAGCGTTGTTCCGATTTTAACTGCTGTCTCGTGTATCATAGATTCATTCCTAGCAACCCCTCGGGTTATGACAGGAACGATTTTGACCGTAAACGTGCGAACTTATTACTACACAATACCCCCCTCAATGACAATTAAATGTTTGTCTCAGAAATGAAGAATTAATATTCTTCTACAGAAGATTAGTCTTTATATCCCGTGTAGTGTAAATGTCACACTTTGCACGTTAAATAAACATAAAGAGTTAGTATAGGTGGTCgtttgcaatttttaaatttctGCCCCAGTCTAACATACCCCACAGTCTTTCCCGCCCGTCGTCCCCTTTTAacctattttatttcattatttttttttttttgtatttgttcttGCTTAGCCTGTGTCCACAGTGAACTAATTGCAACTCGACGTTAAGGGGGCACTTGCTACAAgacacataaaaaaaatagatgagGATTTTTGGGTTCAAAATTGAATCATTAATGAAAGGGAAATATcgtagtgaaataataatttgctatCATCAGCTAATACGGTTCAATATTGTCAAATAAAGCCAAGAACCATccatgatgaattattcacttgcaagtgaataattc
It includes:
- the LOC139511245 gene encoding uncharacterized protein, giving the protein MDVKIVIWSYVLCCLANIVKSFHSNPTNRFRPIGQMKQPRAGVFHAGPLPQHRQNQGRVYVFTNPPIPTTQPAPLTTTPVPVPIATTTPIPTTTKPYDWAMYFATTYPSTKKGNCPSFDAVHASCYGRCHRDDDCFYERKCCRDGYGFGCCIDPVQPGMFDNFFGGGPTTNGFFWKKK